One window of Biomphalaria glabrata chromosome 6, xgBioGlab47.1, whole genome shotgun sequence genomic DNA carries:
- the LOC106069421 gene encoding uncharacterized protein LOC106069421, with the protein MTSMILFMLFTLSVMSINGFSQKSECLLEAAPRHIGEVEADEEPEGHEELLSVHPAGEERKRMGEGEEEEENEEGEGRGYRNQGHAMEGPPHVGQSEGHRGRGFLDEEGELEDRRRRHSPDTLTGTLTCPPDATIHVLNVTVGFTVGQHCHQAGCQAGSTKASQVMNCQGLTGLCNIGIQRNYLMRCGQTVNFALVNYECVPAAKKVNICSKTDVEISGAVIVTSPNYPAAASGQQTSGGISTCECTLRAEGGAKLEMEYLRTHLPGTQGHCDGDTLLLERPDIQGRYILEHEICGHNVSNNIIIQDNILRITLLGGSPLQDTKSGFIVKFLASSQSGAATLFHISCNDSTSSTSGTKTIGTTSGKSAARDQVEARIAQARAQSQGHGDTNVDNAVKNEKETDQSSPGVLSGVVAALASVIVIMGSIAAYVIHKRRQRRRQEKEEIERYGTNFVCNEQWYGAGTSGGPSTSTPDPYGTYSLQSLLSKVVVLGKQLIRSGRSETASSDSNTEYSFSSDLVMHSPKTMTHLSQEKPVTCSNKKTLKSIHVQAEPSITAPAPPPRRTKGKHATSDSPYDNADPTTSEVVYLSEKLEASGNASGSEDSAYSEDTTSVNSINTEEMTEGAYNNIQEEHYSTIPEMLAAARTSAVIH; encoded by the exons GGTTTAGTCAAAAGTCGGAATGTTTACTAGAAGCAGCTCCAAGACACATTGGGGAAGTGGAAGCAGACGAGGAACCAGAAGGTCACGAGGAACTCCTATCTGTACACCCAGCaggagaagagagaaaaaggatGGGGGAGGgcgaggaggaggaggagaatGAGGAAGGAGAGGGAAGAGGATACAGGAATCAAGGTCACGCAATGGAAGGGCCACCACATGTTGGTCAATCCGAAGGTCATAGAGGTCGAGGTTTTTTGGACGAGGAAGGCGAGCTGGAAGATCGAAGGAGGAGACACAGCCCAGACACGTTGACGGGGACACTAACCTGTCCACCAGACGCAACGATACACGTCTTGAATGTCACTGTAGGCTTTACAGTCGGCCAACACTGTCACCAG GCTGGATGTCAAGCGGGGTCAACAAAAGCCAGTCAAGTGATGAACTGCCAAGGATTGACAGGTTTATGTAACATTGGCATTCAAAGGAATTACTTGATGCGGTGTGGTCAGACTGTGAACTTTGCCCTTGTCAACTACGAGTGTGTGCCAG CCGCCAAGAAAGTCAATATTTGTAGCAAGACAGACGTGGAAATCTCTGGAGCAGTTATTGTGACGTCACCCAACTACCCGGCTGCAGCCAGTGGACAGCAGACGTCAGGTGGTATATCCACTTGTGAATGCACTCTTCGAGCTGAAGGTGGAGCAAAATTGGAGATGGAATATCTCAG GACTCACTTGCCTGGGACTCAAGGACATTGCGATGGAGATACACTTCTGCTTGAGAGACCTGACATCCAGGGCCGGTACATTTTGGAGCATGAAATCTGTGGACATAACGTCAGCAACAACATCATCATCCAAGACAACATCCTCCGCATCACACTGTTGGGCGGGTCACCTTTACAAGATACTAAGTCGGGTTTTATTGTTAAGTTTCTTG CTTCATCACAGTCAGGAGCAGCTACTCTGTTTCATATATCTTGTAATGACTCAACATCTTCAACTTCTGGCACCAAAACCATAGGGACAACATCAGGAAAATCAGCA GCACGTGACCAAGTGGAGGCGAGAATTGCCCAAGCAAGAGCCCAGTCTCAAGGTCATGGGGATACAAATGTCGACAATGCGGTGAAAAACGAAAAAGAGACAGATCAAAGTTCGCCAG GAGTATTGTCAGGAGTAGTTGCTGCCCTTGCTTCAGTTATTGTCATAATGGGATCTATTGCAGCTTACGTCATTCACAAAAG ACGACAAAGGCGTCgtcaagaaaaagaagaaatagaaaGGTACGGCACAAACTTCGTCTGTAACGAGCAGTGGTACGGAGCTGGGACTAGTGGTGGACCATCAACCAGCAC ACCAGATCCATATGGCACATACAGTCTCCAGAGTCTGCTGTCTAAAGTTGTTGTACTTGGCAAACAGCTGATTCGTTCTGGACGTTCTGAAACTGCTTCCAGCGATAGCAACACTGAGTATTCTTTCAGCAGTGACCTTGTCATGCACTCACCAAAAACAA TGACCCATCTATCACAAGAGAAACCGGTGACTTGCTCAAACAAGAAGACACTCAAATCCATTCATGTTCAAGCGGAGCCATCAATCACCGCACCAGCACCTCCCCCTAGACGGACTAAAGGAAAGCACGCCACCAGCGACAGCCCTTACGACAACGCTGACCCAACAACATCTGAAGTGGTCTACCTGTCAGAGAAACTCGAGGCTTCTGGAAACGCCTCTGGTTCTGAAGACAGTGCTTACTCCGAGGATACAACCAGCGTTAACAGCATAAACACCGAGGAAATGACTGAGGGGGCATACAACAACATACAAGAGGAACATTATAGCACTATCCCAGAGATGCTAGCCGCGGCCAGGACAAGCGCAGTTATACACTGA